Below is a window of Mycobacterium sp. 050128 DNA.
TCTGACCGAAACCGGACCCCGGCGTGCCGAGCATGACCCGCGGACTGCGGACGGCCTCGGTGCTGTGCCATGACACCACCACCTCGGTGCCGGCGTTCTTGCCGAATTGCAGGTGCAGGCCGAACACCGGCGGTGCGCCGTTGCGATCCGGCCGGCGCAGCAGGCCGGGCCCGGCCGAGTTGGACCACACCAGCGCGGCGGCGCCCACCCCGACACCGGCGCCGACACCCATCCCGACGACAGCGGAGGTGGCGCTGGTGGTCAACAACCTGCGGCGGCTAATGCCCGGCACGCTGTCCGGCGGGGCGGGATCGGCGTCGTCGGTCATGCATGTTTCATACCCGAGCCGGGCGACCGTTGGCATATCAAGCGGTGAACGCCGGAGCCGTCGGTAACAAATCCGGTAGCGTTTTCGATATGACGAACGTGATGACGAACCTGCGAAGGGGGACCAGCGCGGTCGCGTCCGCGATGTTCGCGCTGGTCGGGGGAGTGATTCTCGGACCGGCGACGGCGCATGCGGACGGCCACCAGGTGACCTACACGATCACCTCGACCGGCAACCTGACTGCCACGGTGAACTATGTGAGTTCCGATCCGCCCAGCCAGGCCGCCTACAGCGCGGACCCGTCGAAGTTCATGACCAGCGTGCAGGCCCCGCTCAGCGGGGGAGCGCCGGTTACCTACACGGCGACGCTGGCAAACCCGAACCAGTACGCGAGCATCACCGCCAGCGGCATGCTGCACTGGCCGGATTCGGGTAACGGCCCCGCGTCGTTCCACTGCGAGATCGCGGTGGACGGCCAAGTGGTCGCCCACGCGGATGCCACCACCACCGTCACCTGCAAGGCCGGCTAGTCAGCCCGGTCGAGGTCTAGCCGAGGTTCGTCGAGGCGAACGTGTCGCACTGCTGCACATCGCCGGTCTGATAGCCGACGGTGAACCACTTTTGGCGTTGCGCGGCGGATCCGTGGGTCCACGACTCGGGATTGACGCGGCCCGTCGACTCCTTCTGGATCCGGTCATCGCCGACCGACGAGGCGGCCGAGAGCGCGTCCTGAATGTCCTTGTCGCTCAACGGCTCTAGGTACGGCACGCCGGTGCTTTCCTGCTTGACCGTCGACGCGTAGTGCGCCCAGATGCCGGCGTAGCAGTCGGCCTGCAACTCCGTGCGGACCCCGTTCCCGCCGGCGCCCTGTGCGCCCTGTTGGGCGCGGCCCAGGTTGCCCTGCAACTGCTGGACGTGGTGGCCGTATTCATGGGCGACCACGTACTCCTGTGCGAAAGGTCCACCGCTGGAACCGAATCGATCGACCAGCTCCTTGAAGAAATCGGTGTCGAAATACGCGGTCTGGTCCACCGGGCAGTAGAACGGCCCCACCGCGGTGGTGGCCGGCCCGCAGCCGGTGTTGACCGATCCGGTGAACAGCCGCACATGCGGGCGGGTGTAGTTCGGCATCAGCTGGTGCCAGACCGCGTCCACGGAGTTGCCGGTGGCGACCACCCGGCACTGCACGTACTTGTTGGCGTCGGCTCCGGTCTTGCACTGGCTCAAGTCGAAGCCGGGCGCCGAGTAGCCGCCGGTGTTCGCGCCCTGCGGGGCCATGACCTTGCCCGGATCGATGCCGAAGAACAAGGCCGCGACCAGGATCAGTAGCCCGACGCCGCCGCCCCCGAGGGCCATCCCCATGCCGCCACCGCCGGATGAATCCGCGGTGCTGGTGTCGATCTGCATACCCTCGTTGAAGGTCATGGTTTAGCTTTGCACACACCTAACGCTGTTGCGTAGCAGCAAATCGGTTGTCGGTATAGCGGCGCAGGTTGCTCAGAAACCGGCGCAGGCCCAGGTTCAGCAGCGGCCCGGTGAAGACCATCGCAAATCGTGCCGGCCCGGCCGGCTTCTGGGCCATGGTCCAGGTCAGCCGGCAGCCGCCGGGGATAACCTCGACGCGGTAGTCTTCGGCGAATGCGGCTACGGCTGCCGTCGAGCACTCGTTGAACCGAAATGCCATGCGGGTGAACGGTTCCCAGGCCAGGAACTCCTCGTCGCCGGTGATGCCGCCGCGCATCTCGACGATGCGGGTGGTGCCGACCCCGCGAGGTTCGGGACTGGTCCAGGTCACCTTGGTGATCACCGACGCCCAGCGCGGCCAGGCCTCGGCGTCGGCCAGCACCTCGAAAACCTGCTCGGGCGTAATCGCCAGGTCGACACTGTTGCGGAACCGGAATGGCGCGTTCTCGATGAAGTCGAGGTCGACGCGCTCGCAGGGATGCATGGAATTAATCTAGCCGGGGCCGTCGCTGGCCGCGGCCAGCAGCGGCACCAGCACATCGCTGATCGGCGTCGCCAGGTTGTGCGCACGAGCCTTGCGGATGATCACGCCGTTGCGGATGTCCCATTCCATCGGCCGGTGGTACTCCCGGTCGGCCAGTATCGAGGTGCCCATGTCTTCGGGCGCCTGACGGAACAGGTCGGTCAGCTCGTCGACCACGCCGTCGGGCAACCGGGCGCCTTCG
It encodes the following:
- the ypfJ gene encoding KPN_02809 family neutral zinc metallopeptidase, giving the protein MTFNEGMQIDTSTADSSGGGGMGMALGGGGVGLLILVAALFFGIDPGKVMAPQGANTGGYSAPGFDLSQCKTGADANKYVQCRVVATGNSVDAVWHQLMPNYTRPHVRLFTGSVNTGCGPATTAVGPFYCPVDQTAYFDTDFFKELVDRFGSSGGPFAQEYVVAHEYGHHVQQLQGNLGRAQQGAQGAGGNGVRTELQADCYAGIWAHYASTVKQESTGVPYLEPLSDKDIQDALSAASSVGDDRIQKESTGRVNPESWTHGSAAQRQKWFTVGYQTGDVQQCDTFASTNLG
- a CDS encoding SRPBCC family protein, with protein sequence MHPCERVDLDFIENAPFRFRNSVDLAITPEQVFEVLADAEAWPRWASVITKVTWTSPEPRGVGTTRIVEMRGGITGDEEFLAWEPFTRMAFRFNECSTAAVAAFAEDYRVEVIPGGCRLTWTMAQKPAGPARFAMVFTGPLLNLGLRRFLSNLRRYTDNRFAATQQR